TCGTCGCCGCCGAAGCTGTCCACGCCCTTGGAATCTCCGTTCTTATCTACAAACTCACCAAGGAGAAGACTTGCGCCGGTACTCAATCTCTCTTGATTCTTGAAGTGTTTCTAGGTTTAGATGTTGGGAattgattggatttgagattGATAGAGTTGGTTTGATTGCAATCTTTGGTTTGTGTTTCCGACAGGATTGTCTCTAAAGTCTCAAGAGTTAACAGCTCTGTTTCTGGCTGTGAGACTTTACTGTAGCTTTGTGATGGAGTTTGATATCCACACGTTACTTGATTCGGCTACATTGGTGACTACCCTTTGGGTTATCTACATGATCCGTTTCAAGCTTAAAGTTAGTTACATGGAAGACAAAGACAATTTTGCGATCTACTACGTCGTAAGTTGTTGTCTTTTTGGTTTCTTTCTTGAGTTTCTTGTTGGAGATCTCAACTTTTCTAAACATTGCTGCAGGTTGTACCATGTGCTGTATTATCAGTCCTGATTCACCCATCAACACATCATCATATAATCAATAAGATCTCTTGGGCCTTCTGCGTTTACCTAGAAGCTGTTTCAGTCCTTCCTCAACTTAGAGTCATGCAAAACACTAAGGTACTTTCCAAAAGCTTGTAACCAAGTCTTTATCCTTTTACAGATTTAAACTAGTAACGCATTGTCTTGTCTCAGATCGTGGAGCCATTCACAGCACATTATGTATTTGCTTTGGGGATCGCCAGGTTCTTGAGTTGTGCACATTGGGTCCttcaggtttttttttctttgtttccttaACTCTAATCTATAAAGCTCCATTATGTACAACTATATAgtatacaataataataataatgtgatGGTGGTGTAGGTTTTGGACACTCGAGGGAGGTTACTGACTGCTTTAGGATATGGGTTTTGGCCTATAATGGTTCTCCTCTCTGAAGTCGTACAAACTTTCATTCTTGCCGACTTCTGCTACTACTATGTCAAGAGgtaaaatcaaaaatgtttCTGACACCTAATGACATTGATGGATGTTAAAAGATTCTTATGTTTTTGGTGTTCTACAGTTTGATGGGTGGCCAGCTAGTTCTTCGTCTGCCGTCAGGTGTTGTGTAAAATCtgttgaagaagagagaagaagacacGGTATGGCTTTTGAGCTCATGGTATGGAGTTTGAttctacgttttttttttgcaggccATCGTTTTAGTCTTCTGTAAACTCCTTTTCTCATACgtgttatgtttgtttcttGGATGACTGTAAGGAAAAAGGGAGTTGATTTAGAGATTTTTGACAATATTACCTTCTCAGCTTTTAATCTCTTGCTATATATTTTGCTATATAACAAAATTGGTTTTGGTGTTGTTtgagagaagaaacaaaaactttAGTAAATTACTAGTAGAGGAACAATGAATTTTATGTgacctctttttcttttcaagaCTACTACTTTTTTGTGACCTATATGAATATTTAAATGCTGAGAATAAACATTGGTGATGAATGATATATTAGTTCACGTTTTCACATTTTACAAAAATGATATACTATTTATTATCATGAATAATATTTCTCGAAACTTTaagttaaaaatcatttaactGCATATAGTTATGATGTTCAAAgtctaataaaaacaaaacatggtTAGAGTATAGAAACTTTTTCcagtgttttatatttattttatataaattttattcaatttttttttaatagaaccATTTTATTATTCATCTAATTACCAATCAAATATATCAtattcgttttaaaaaaaattcaatcataattttatttgagttggaaatacattatttataaaaaaagttatggACTTTCATCATATAGTCTTTTACGTTcccaaaaattgatttattttttttttgtttcgcaaaactgtcattttatttttattttttaaagtgtcattcttctaaatatataaatttatatattaaatttatcttttgCCTTTTTGAATGATCTAGATTTTAATTTGAATCAGtatcatttaattaatttacattaaagaaaagtttattaatatattttacattttaatatatatgaaatatgttaaaatgatatttttttcaaaacagaagaaatataatagataataatataaaagttttaaaaaaacttcTGTATATAACCAATAAACACTACACCTTTTTAGTgatttcataatttatttaaacagatttttatcacaaatgaaaagaaaacaaattaaacttGAAGAAATAAGAAACTAATTTGGATGTGAAATTGGTATTGCATATGACCATCTTTTTCCAATAAATATTCACGACTTATTTTAGACGAATTAGTTAGTATCTAAGACCTGAGTGATGACAATTGATGCTATTTTTTGTTTCCTTCAGctatttaaacttttatttgcaagtagtattatttaaaaataaaagcttTTAAGTTTGAGCTTATCCAagtatattttgttataatcgATTTCGACTGTTTTGGCGGCGGCAACAGCTGGAAAACTCTATAATCATATAACCTAATTATATTCCACCAGATATCCCTATTTTATTATAGACTGGGTGAAAAACTTTCTGATTTACAGTAATCTTTGAAGAGGTTGAGGTGGAACTCATATAACCagatataaattttttgaacTCATCATATAAccagatataatttttttgaactcATGTAAGCATATAGTTTAGCTGGAACTTAATTACATGTATATGTTTCAGTAtttcttttaacaaaataaGAATAATGACAAATGCAAGGGACGTACGAGATTAATTTAACTTTTACTTTCTTATTTCCTTGAACCATTTGAAGTATAGTTCTATCATATGTGGTCACTACACGATTCCCTCGGTGTTTGGTATCGTAGAGATTGTCGTTTGTAAGAATGATCATGCAGAACAAAAGTAAGTATGGACCATAGCCATTGTGATTAAAAGAACCATGGCACAATTGCTACAAAAATATAAGAGAGCGTTACACTAAACGACACATTGCGTGTTTCCTTTTCACCTAAAGACACGTTATGAATTTGACACACTTTATGTGTACAAcagactttttttttctttttggacaGTGTACAACAGATTTTTTTGAGACGAAAATGCCATGGTTTCTTTTTGTGTAGTTTCCCTACCAATTCTTCTCCTTTTCATCgtttaataacaaaatatattagtttttaattgAAACTAACTTTTTGTACCCCATCATCTTTCATTCATCATTATTTACTATTTCAAAGATAAATGTATtaagtatatttatataaaaataaaatattttttctttttattttaatatccatatgtatatatatttgatattttttaaaaaataataattatattgtgAAAAAAAATTCTCGTGGATATAGTTTCAGTGGACAAGACTCCtgaatatgtttttatatacgaAGTTGTTGTGGATGTGTTCTTATGGACAAACTTATGTGGTTATAGTTGTGTTACTATTCTGAGAACTAGCTTGTTGGTAGAGTTTAGTAAACAAGAGAATCGGAGTGGAAGCTATTATTGTTAAACCCTTTATATCTTATGTTGcttattttatacaaaaaaattaaaattatattatttttttaccaatTGGAATCTATTATTGAATTTGTTTTTACCAATTtgaacataaaaaattataagtgATGTTATGTGAATTGTTGGACATGAAACCGTGGACAATGAATAGCATTCCTAACATATGTGCATGTCCATGTGATTACTCttactaaatatatttttttattgctaAATGGTAAATATCATTGCAATAATGAAGGTTTGATTACATGTTAGTGCAACCACAATCTGCTTTTCAGCTATTCTGAAAGCTTAGAGGtgcaaaaaagtttaaaaaaacttCTAAACTCCAAAGAAATTATGTTCAAGTCTTAACCAAAATGATGGAAGCTTTGAACATAATACCAAACTAGAACAAAAGACTAACAATTGATCTCCCCCTCCAAGTCTTCTCGTAGTACTGGAACAACCAGAGGTAACAAGGGTAAAGCCATAAGAGAAGTATAGTCAGGTCTCACCGAAGTGGCTCCAAGCAGGCACCGACGGTAACGACTGGCTCCCATCCCGGAGCTCCGCTGGAGGAGGACGCTGACCAACAAAACTTAAGCTTTCTCGGCACTTGCTAACATGTAGACCCGACTTCGACGCCATTTGAAGATAAAACAAAGGTTACGGTCAAGCGCAGACGGTCGATTTTGGCCCCCTATCCGCCTACGCGACACAATGGGCACAACGTCGGCCTCAGGACACACGGAAACAAGGACCAAAGCTTAGGAGGATGAAATTGATGAACAGAAGAAGTGAATACTCCTTAAAAGCATATGGCTTTGGGTAAAAAGAGTCTCCTCCTTGAAGCAGTTGACGCCGTAGCTTTGGGTTGTCCTCAAGACCCAAGTGAACAACATCGGACGCAAGAAGGAGTTACCAAACTAGAAACCCGAGATCACCATGGTTGATGTCTTTCGAACTAAGGGAAGAGGTCCTCGGTGGCTTACCTCACAACCACCTTTCACTCACGAAGAGAGGAGAATCCCTACAACAACCTTGGAGCCACACAAAAGAAGGAACATACTGGAGTGAGACGATGAGGTGGAAGCGGTGACAGCAGCGATGCATCATGCGTTCCAGCGAGTCTCAGATCTCAGATCTGACCCAGATCCAAGCACAATCGGTGACTAAAGGTCGATCCAAGGCTCCCGAAGCTTACCTCAACAAACCGGACCTCGTTCGTGTTCCAGAGAGACCAAAGACGCCTTCGATTTCAGTTTACTTCGACGGTGAAGACCAATCGAACCCAGACACAACGAACaaagaggagagaagagaggaggaaGCGAAGGGATGAGACGGAATGCTTAAAACGGACAGTAGATGTGCGGTGGCCGGAGACGAGGCTCAAACAGCCACCACAAGAAAGAGCTTTCTGTTGGCGAAATTAGGGCTTGACGGCTGCTATGGGGAGCGTTGAGGTTTTAAAAGAGACAAAAACTactaactaaatattttaaccTCCTCTGGTTGTGGACTATTGAGTTGTGTATAGGGAAAGTTGTAGATATGTGAACTGTGGATGTGCTACCTTTGGATGCATGAGTTGTGGACATAGGTGTAAGAAAAAATTGTGGATCGTGGACATGAAAATTCAATCTCAATGGGTTCACGAGTCGTGGACATGAAATTTTATGGACGGGATCTTCTGGACGGATTGATGTGGACGGGTATGTGCGGATatgtttgtatataaatttacaaCCTGTGCATATATAAAATTGGATTCGCATACACGATTTTGATTCAGCGACACATAAATGGAGTTTTACAACCTTTAGTTAATCTTGAAAGAACATGTAAATGATTTTCTAAAGTTTAATGGAGTTTGAATTGTTGGAAAAAAAACAGTCCCAGAAAATACGTATTAGTTGTGTTGTTCTTGGTTTTTGTTATTGTTGGTTTTTGATTCATTATGACTTAGACCAAAGAAAAATCATTATGACAACGATTCATATTATTAAGctgttaaaaaaaagttatagtcGATTTAGTTAGAAACAGAGATCAAGACATaaagagataaaaaaataaaagaaaaaaagaaaaaaattggttcttacgtagaaagaaaaatatatctttagTTGATTTAGTTTGAGGGTATTTGGAACATTATACATGTATAATGTGTCTCTCTAGTTAGAAGTGTTTTATCCGGTAATTGAAAACACATAATGTGTGTCTGagaataaatatttcaaataatatcttaaattaaagTGCATGTTTCTTTTAAGTCAATTTGCTTGAAAGAACCCATTATAAgttaataatattaacataaactACTAGACTATAAACTCCAGTTTTTTTAAATCTCGTGGCCCTAATAACAACTAAGCCCTAGAATGGGATGGGAATAAAAGAACGCCAAAGAGACCACAGGTTggcaaaattttttattttattttatgtcaaACTAGTATACTACAGCTGTTAAGTGAATAACAACACTTCATAGCTGGCTAAAGAACTCacttgtatttatttattttcttaattatgtttctttttgtatataCTTTTGGTAGCATAAGACCAACTTCAATGGTTTGATACCATGAAAgtatctaaaagaaaaaaataatagcattatgatttcagatttttgttttgatttttttaaatagatgaAATGTTAGTTAGGTGACATGTGTTATTTAAAATTGTTAATGGGTTCTAAAAGGTTgagttttaagaattttttcatctttctctttgttcttttaaatatttttgagaaaattgccaaaagagaacaagaaaacaacatagTTGTCCCTATGGTATAAATCCATCATTAAATTGTCCCTTTAgtataaaattttccaaaattcCAAAACTAACCTTGaattaatctaattaaacataatttaattgtgtttgtttcatgtgctaagtaatttttttttttaaaaaaacgtgttacaaagatatattaaaaaagttaaaacaaaaaggGAACAAAACACGTAACCCTAATTTCTTGTTGGTttctccgcctctctctcaaGAAAAACAATCGAGACTTTGAAAATGGCGATCCTGTGTAATAACCGGTGAATTCAACGGCGAAATCAAGCTTCTCCGCCTCTCTGCTGCTCGCTGCTTCTCTCTGTTTGCCTCCACCTCTGAACTAATTTCGTTTTTGTTTCACCGCCTCTCTCTGATGGCCAAAAAATTGAGACTTTGAAGATGGCGATCTTGTGGACGAACCAGTGAAATCAAAGGCAAAATCGAGCTTATCCGCCTCTCTGCCTCTCCGCTTCTCGGCGCTTCTCTCTGATTCTCTTCACCTCTCCGCTACTCTCCGCCTCTCTGCTTCTCGTCGCTTCTCTCCATTTCTCTCCACCTTTCGGCTTCTCTCCCCTTCTCCGCCTCTCTCATCCGGCTATCTGGTCTCAATTTGTGAACggtttgtttctttgatttgtcttagtctttgtttcattattAAGTTTGTTACTTTGACTTGGATCAATATTTGTTTGCTTGTCTGAATTGACTTTTTGATTATGTGAACCGATTTTGGTGAACAATGTTAGTGTTTGTGTTTGTCTTTATGAGTGTTACGATACTGATTTCGCTGAACAAAGTTTGTGTGTATTTGACTGTTAATTGTCTTAATTTGCTGATTTGATTGCGAGATGGAGATTGACTTGTCTTATTTGATTAATCGATCTACTGTgtttctaaatttaaatttgattagacAATGGTGTTTTGCTTTTGATTATTATCTTGTGTTTGGCTCAGTTTCACTCTGGCTCAGTTTCACTCTTACGCTTGTTTCGGACGTTTGCATGTTTATGATATTGCTGTTAACAACCATgtgttttattatcttttgtagATATGGAGCTGGAGCTACCTAAACGATTATATGCAGAGGGTTCAGAACCTCGGGttaagaagatcaacaacagTTGCCGCATGGAACTTATCAGAGATCTGAAGAAAGCTATGTGTGCAGAGTACGATGATGTGAAGAGAGATCCTGTTTTCACACATATCATGGCTATTGCCGAAAATGATCTCAAGTTCTCTGGGAAACTAGTGGATAGCTTCATATGTAGACAGCTGATTACCTCAAAGCTGCATGAGAAGTGGTTTGTTTTTGCGAGGACGCCTCTCCGGTTTTCGCTTCAGGAGTACCATGCTGTGACAGGCCTCAAGATTACACGGGAAACTAACAGTGACGTAGTGAAATGGAAAAACGACGGGGGTTTTTGGAGTAACCTACTGCACACAGGTGGTAAGATCACCTTGCAGTCGATCAGAAAGGTTCATCTACAAGAAGTTCACACTTGGACGCGGCTTGATAGGATGAGGTTGATCTACTTGTGTGTAATAGTGGGTGTGGTGAtggggagagatgagaaggtgTCCATCCCTCATATGTACATCAAGTTGGTGATGGATTTTGACAAGGTTCGGAAGTTCCATTGGGGTCTTCACTCGTATGATTTCCTGTTGAGTTCGATTGAGAAGGCAATGAAGAAGTTGGGTAAGAAGGAGAGCTACATTTTCGAGGGTTTCTCCTATGCTCTCCAGATTTGGATTATGGAGGCAATTCCTGATTTTGGAGAAATATTAGGCAGAAGAGTCTCAGACAGCTTCAAAGGTCCAAGGTGTGGCAATTGGAAAGGAGTTGCAAAAGTTTCTTATGAAGACATCATTGAGCTCGAGGACTCCTTAACTAAGAAGGTAAcattctctctgtttttttcttttatatggttgttgtatatattttgtttggattttcatgttttaacTGTTTgcaggataacttcttctcggTCATATCAGTGACTGGTAATGGTGATGTGTTTCTAGAtgctcagtacacaagggaggGTGAGATGGAAGATGAACGAGTGGACCTTGTTTTGGGGAGGATCAGGAACAAGTATGATTGGAGCAACACAGACTGGCCAGTTTTAGACCCTGAAGAGTCTAAAATGGAGGAACCCGACAGCCATGATAGAGGGTCAGAAGCTGATAAGATCGTGGATCATACGGATGTTGTAGCAGACGAGGAGAACTCTTCGGTTAAGGTCGCAGGAAAAGGCAAGAGAAAGTTTCTTGATGAAGGAGCAGagacaagaaagaagaaggtgCTGTGTAAGCGATCAGCAGAAAAGTTTCTGACTTTTGGTCCTGAAACTATGAGTTTCATTGAGGGTCTTATCCGCACATCTGTCACTTCATTGGGAGATGTGCTCAGTATGCAAATGGCGAATATGGAGAGGGTGTTTACAGAGAGGATGGAAAAGATGGAGATTGAGGTTTCACAGCTCAAGGACGCAATCAGTTTGACTGGTGAAGGAAGCTATCCTAGTAAGAAAGAAACTGAAGAAGCTCCACTAAACAGCAAAGCCAAGGAAGCTCCACCTAAGAGCAAAGGCGCTCAAGCTCCACCTAAGAGCAAAGGCGCTCAAGCTCAACCTAAGCGCAAAGGCGATCAACCTACTCCAACAAAAAAGGTACTACCTAAGAGAAAGTGTAGAACTTGATGAACCTGGAACTAGGATGCTTGAGTTAGGGTGCTGGAGCTAGGCTTATGGAACTTTATATTGACTgtgtaatattatgtaatatggaATGTGAAACTTTGTGTAATAGGTTTCTAAAGTGTAATATGTTTGAATGTTTGTGTATTAAACTCTATGAATGTAATGCTTTGTTTGTGTTATGAATAAATGGCTTCTTCTTATAtgcaatgttttaaattttaatgaataGGACGGGAAAAAGATTGCTACAGAAactaatgattttgattttggattgAGTACACAAGACTTGCGGGACCTGTCCCAAGCTACATTTGTTGACGGTTTTGATCTGTCTCAAGTGAAAGTTGAGACGTTAAGTAAATCGAAACCGTTTAACATGGCTCCACTGCAGTGGAATGATGAGGAAATGGATCGAACCAAAGAAGACTCGCCAGATGCCGCGTTGGTGTTTTTCCGTGAAGAGGATTGGGAAAAAGTTAGAACTTGGTCAACTTCCTCCACGTAAGTACTCTATTCTCATTCATCTGACATGTAttaatacatttaaaataaactaatgaatgttttacaattttatcaTTGTATTTGGTTTCAGACCTATACGGATTGGACCTGCCactttagattttgagattgCTAATCGTCTTATGGATAAATCTGAGTGGTTAAATAGCTTGGTAAACCTTAGAGACTATTTGCTTCCATATGTGTCTTTTAAATACATTGTGTGTGCtaagattttcaaaatatgCAGGAGATTGACGCTGCAATGTACGTATTCCGGGAGAGAACATCTTTGAAACGATGGAGACCTCATCGTGTCGCCTTCATGACTGTCGTCTTCAGCAATATGATTAAAAAAGAGTATGGTCATTTAGAAGCTCAGGGTAGAAAGAGCTACATGCTTCATAATTTGCTACTGCAGTTCGGTAAAGGAGTCCTTCCACCACATGGCAGGACACATGAGATATGGAATATAGATGTGGATCGCCTGTATGTCCCTGTTCATGTCAGTGGGAATCATTGGATCGCCTTGTGCATCAGTTTCGTGACGAGGAGCATTGAAGTGTTCGACTGCTCGGGTAAGAAAAGGTACAAGGAGGTGGATGGGTTCGCAAACCTTATTCCGCGTATTGTCAAGGCAGTTCAGCCTATGAGACACCAGAAGGATTTCGCAGTCGGTGCATATACTGTTTCCTATGTCCCCGTTGGGAATCTGAATAAAAGTGCATGCGACTGTGGCGTCTATGCAGTGAAGTTCATTGAGTGTCATGCGCTTGGATTGGAGTTGTCGTTGTTGCATGATGGTAACATTATCGAAGCTCGCCACAGGATTCTATGGGATCTTTGGGAAGCAGCTAATGATCCGGAATTGATTGATAGGATGTCAAAGTATCAATCCCCGGAGTGTCTCTCTTCGACTGTAGAAGAGATTTTGTGAGACTGCTTGGTTTCAAGTTCTAATGTAATGAACAAGATTGCTTAATCTGATGTATAACTTCtagattttattatcatttttaggAACAAGACTGCTTAGTTTATTGTATAACTTCTAGTgtttaattatgatttttaggATTGACTCTTGTAATCAAATGTACATCTTGTGGTTTTGTTATTAAGAGTTTTTAGCTGAAGAATGCTAGAATTTAACACTGTTTTAAATTAGAACCttaagctaaaccctaaacatgccCTAACCGAAACACAAAACCCGGAACAAGACCACAGtcaaacctaacctaaaccctaaacataccctaaaCGAAACAAAAACCCATAACAAGACCACAGtcaaacctaacctaaaccctaaacataccctaaaCGAAACAAAAACCCATAACAAGACCACAGtcaaacctaacctaaaccctaaacataccctaaaCGAAACAAAAACCCGGAACAAGACCACAAGAACATTTAGAATAATTGTTTTACTAGATCATCCCGTAGGAGTAAATAAATCGAATCAAATGTAATACACTTAACTTGGCTTCTTGCAAACCAGACTTTTGATCCAACTCAACAATCAAACCCGACCAGAACTAGATCCACAATAAACCTAAAACCCGACATATATAACACCAACTCAGCAACCAAACCCGACTTTTCCcatttttttctgttcttctttttcGTCAATCTCCTTTTTCTCTCTGAAGCAGTTTCTCACACACATGAATACTTCAAGGCGACATTCATACGGGGTGCCATCTAGGTGCTGGTGCGGGAAAGGGGTTGTGATATTCTACTCGAGAACTGATGACAATCCTTACCGACGGTTCTATAGATGTGAAATAGGGGCACAGGTTCATAGTCTTGATTTGTTTTTCGATTCAATTACCGATTTGTTATGTTCCTTTTTTGTCTGATTCGATTTTCGATTGTGTAGGATAAACAGCATGTTTTTTCATTCCATTTTACTTCTCCTAATTTGATTTTCGTTTCTATGTAGCGAAAGAaggaaaatcatttatttaagtgGGTTGATGACGCCTTGCTTGATGAGATTCGAAGGGTAGAGGCTGAGCAAGGGAGAATTGTAGAAGAGATTGAAGATCTGAAAAGTAGTATCACACAGAgaatagaagaagaagttaggAAGCAGAAAAATTCACTCGAATTAGGTTGCTTAGGAAGCATTCTATGGCTTTTTGGAAGATTAAGAAGCCAAGAATGAGTGAAATCAGTCTACTGGTTCTAAGTATCTTCTTGTTAgtgtgtttttttcatttttaccagtCATTTGGTTCTTAGTATTGGCTTCAATAAGTGTTTTGTTGCAACAATATTTGTGTCGACTTTACCAGTCAAatggttcttatattttgtGCTCAGTGATCTGTTCTTACAATCCaccttttttgttgaaaaatcaGACATCAGCTATTGTCAAACAAACTTAAACTCGAACTCAAAAGCATAGCTGAACATAACTAAACAaacagagagatagagaagTGAAGTGAAAATAATACCAATGTATAACAATGAAACTGATAAAATAACCATACAAGAATTATCCAAAGTATCCAAAGTTAAACAAAGTTGAttgtttttagaagaaaaaaccaTACGAGACAAGGCAATACTGCACTTTCAAACACCACAACTTGCATACTTGAACAGACCAACCTGTAACAGAAACATAAATACCTGAAACACAATTAAATCGAgattgaaaaacatataaacGAACTGGCTATATAAGCTGACCCTTACCATATGTGACTGACTATATTGGTATTTTACAAGTTGCTCTGTTGTGCCCACTAATACCACATCTACTACACTTGCGAGGCTGCCTCTTTTGTGATGTTTGCGATGACCGAAGTTTATCTTCAACAGTTTCATATCTCCGTTTTCTATTCCTTCCAACTGATTTTCTTGACTCTGGTGGTAGCACATTGTCCACGACAACATCTTCTGGCATGGACCAAGCATCCTCAGGAACAGCAATAGGATTGATGCTTTCATGATAAGCTTCTCGCCAAGCTTCTGTAGTGTAAAATAAATCAGTTAATGTGTGTGGCTGTCTGCCAACATGAAACCCAGCTTTAATTGCGTGCCGACAAGGTATCTTCATCAGGTTGTACTTCCCACATGAGCAAGTACGTCTATCCAAATCAACTAAGCAGTCGATTTTATCACCTCTAACAAGCAAGCGACCATCGCTGACAGGGTAAACTGCAAATCTTTTGCCTTTCTC
This Brassica napus cultivar Da-Ae chromosome C6, Da-Ae, whole genome shotgun sequence DNA region includes the following protein-coding sequences:
- the LOC106433333 gene encoding ER lumen protein-retaining receptor erd-2.2-like, with translation MKAAQKPIHAVTTWVRRQPPKVKAFLGVVSAMTALVLLRVIVHDHDNLFVAAEAVHALGISVLIYKLTKEKTCAGLSLKSQELTALFLAVRLYCSFVMEFDIHTLLDSATLVTTLWVIYMIRFKLKVSYMEDKDNFAIYYVVVPCAVLSVLIHPSTHHHIINKISWAFCVYLEAVSVLPQLRVMQNTKIVEPFTAHYVFALGIARFLSCAHWVLQVLDTRGRLLTALGYGFWPIMVLLSEVVQTFILADFCYYYVKSLMGGQLVLRLPSGVV
- the LOC106433359 gene encoding uncharacterized protein LOC106433359, producing the protein MELELPKRLYAEGSEPRVKKINNSCRMELIRDLKKAMCAEYDDVKRDPVFTHIMAIAENDLKFSGKLVDSFICRQLITSKLHEKWFVFARTPLRFSLQEYHAVTGLKITRETNSDVVKWKNDGGFWSNLLHTGGKITLQSIRKVHLQEVHTWTRLDRMRLIYLCVIVGVVMGRDEKVSIPHMYIKLVMDFDKVRKFHWGLHSYDFLLSSIEKAMKKLGKKESYIFEGFSYALQIWIMEAIPDFGEILGRRVSDSFKGPRCGNWKGVAKVSYEDIIELEDSLTKKDNFFSVISVTGNGDVFLDAQYTREGEMEDERVDLVLGRIRNKYDWSNTDWPVLDPEESKMEEPDSHDRGSEADKIVDHTDVVADEENSSVKVAGKGKRKFLDEGAETRKKKVLCKRSAEKFLTFGPETMSFIEGLIRTSVTSLGDVLSMQMANMERVFTERMEKMEIEVSQLKDAISLTGEGSYPSKKETEEAPLNSKAKEAPPKSKGAQAPPKSKGAQAQPKRKGDQPTPTKKDGKKIATETNDFDFGLSTQDLRDLSQATFVDGFDLSQVKVETLSKSKPFNMAPLQWNDEEMDRTKEDSPDAALVFFREEDWEKVRTWSTSSTPIRIGPATLDFEIANRLMDKSEWLNSLEIDAAMYVFRERTSLKRWRPHRVAFMTVVFSNMIKKEYGHLEAQGRKSYMLHNLLLQFGKGVLPPHGRTHEIWNIDVDRLYVPVHVSGNHWIALCISFVTRSIEVFDCSGKKRYKEVDGFANLIPRIVKAVQPMRHQKDFAVGAYTVSYVPVGNLNKSACDCGVYAVKFIECHALGLELSLLHDGNIIEARHRILWDLWEAANDPELIDRMSKYQSPECLSSTVEEIL